ACCTTGCCGTATGCTAGCTCCAGTGATCGAAGAGCTTGCTGAAGACTTTGATGGCAAAGCAAAAATTTGCAAGGTAAACACTGATGAAGTGCAAGATCTTGCAGTTGAGTTTGGCATCAGATCTATCCCAACATTACTATTTTTCAAAAATGGCGAGCTAGTTGAGCAAATGGTCGGTGCTCAGTCAAAACAAGCCTTAACTGATAAACTAAATTCGCTTCTTTAATGAGCGAAAAAAGAAGAGGAAGCCTACTTCCTCTTACATATATATTTGGTTCATTTTTTGGTGCAGCTATGATAGCGGCTGCATTTGCGTATAGCAACTATCGTTTTTCACAATATAAATTTGTTGATTTTGCGAAGCTAGTTTTCTACGAAAAAAGCGAAATTTTCACTCCAAAAGAGCCAAAATACACGCTTTTAATCTTCAGTTCAAATCAATCAAAATTAGACGAAATTTTACCAACCAAAAATGAAACAGTCGTGGCAATCGATATCTTTCAAAAAAGATATGAGTCAAACTCGACACTAAAATACATAAGCTCAGATATAAATACAGTCTTGGAGCTGATGCGAAATTTGAGCATCACAAAGCTTCCAAGTAGTGTTGAGATAGTTCATCAAAGGGGTGAAATTTATAAACAAAATTCGCCCATAAATGTTTTAGAATAAAGGAAATTTATGCTTGATTTAGCGATCATCGGAGGCGGTCCAGCAGGACTAAGCGCCGGACTTTACGCCACTAGAGGCGGACTAAAAAATGTTGTAATGTTTGAAAAAGGCGAGCCTGGCGGTCAGATCACCTCTAGCTCAGAGATAGAAAACTACCCAGGTCAAAAAGCCCCTGGCGAAAGTGGCTTTGACTTTATGAGCACTTGGTGGAAACAGTGCAGCGCATTTGGGTTAGTTCACAAGTGGGCAAATGTCATTGGTGTTAGAAAAAATAGTGACGGTAGCTTTGAAATTTTACTTGAAGGCGGCAAGAGTGAGCAGGCAAAGGCAGTTATCGTAGCTACAGGATCTACTCCAAGACGTGCTGGCTTTAAAGGTGAGGATGAATTCTTTGGCAAAGGTATTAGCACATGCGCAACATGCGATGGCTTTTTTTACAAAAATAAAGAAGTGGCTGTTCTTGGTGGTGGCGACACAGCCGTTGAAGAGGCACTTTATCT
This is a stretch of genomic DNA from Campylobacter concisus. It encodes these proteins:
- a CDS encoding NAD(P)/FAD-dependent oxidoreductase, translating into MLDLAIIGGGPAGLSAGLYATRGGLKNVVMFEKGEPGGQITSSSEIENYPGQKAPGESGFDFMSTWWKQCSAFGLVHKWANVIGVRKNSDGSFEILLEGGKSEQAKAVIVATGSTPRRAGFKGEDEFFGKGISTCATCDGFFYKNKEVAVLGGGDTAVEEALYLANICSKVYLIHRRDEFRAAPTTVEKARKNEKIEFITSATIKEALGDKMGLTKIVLDTKNGERVLDVPGIFTFVGLNVNNEILKDENGKFICEMVDGGQVKTNLKMQTSLNGLFVAGDIREDAPKQVIVAAGDGAVAALSAMSYIESLH
- the trxA gene encoding thioredoxin; this translates as MGKYIELTKENFDVTKEGVALVDFWAPWCGPCRMLAPVIEELAEDFDGKAKICKVNTDEVQDLAVEFGIRSIPTLLFFKNGELVEQMVGAQSKQALTDKLNSLL